Proteins co-encoded in one Eschrichtius robustus isolate mEscRob2 chromosome 8, mEscRob2.pri, whole genome shotgun sequence genomic window:
- the EFCAB10 gene encoding EF-hand calcium-binding domain-containing protein 10 isoform X1 translates to MEANSSRELEARNYLEKHRIMELLTYLASALLFFRPEKPREYLISILERLRIAKVSGVAFPFFMDDSNIAAMFQMLDSSNKGSISFIQYKEALKTLGLCTADEVLKDDGHGITCEKFMREVNKRTQEIWSAF, encoded by the exons ATGGAAGCCAACAGCAGCAGGGAGCTCGAAGCCAGGAATTATTTGGAAAAACATCGGATTATGGAGTTGCTGACCTATCTCGCCAGCGCCCTCCTCTTTTTCCGGCCGG AAAAACCAAGAGAGTATTTAATATCTATATTGGAACGGCTGAGAATTGCCAAAGTATCAGGCGTGGCTTTCCCTTTCTTTATGGATGACTCTAACATTGCAGCCATGTTTCAGATGCTGGACTCCTCGAATAAAGGATCCATATCATTTATACAGTATAAAGAAG CCCTAAAAACCCTGGGTCTGTGTACTGCAGATGAAGTTTTAAAAGATGATGGACATGGAATAACATGTGAAAAATTCATGCGTGAAgt